One genomic region from Methanocaldococcus fervens AG86 encodes:
- the trm14 gene encoding tRNA (guanine(6)-N2)-methyltransferase, whose product MDYYVTLSPGLENISKNEIEFFGGKIKEIRENKGRIFFSGDLELIPKINYLSRTIERMNILLHKEEIPNISLEDIYERVYSIDWTEWINENQSFAIRPLRAGEHNFTSIDIGRVAGEAVIKSYQKDKNVRLKVNLDEPDVIVRVEVIFDELIVGIDTTGDVALDKRGYRVFNHPAHINATIASSLIYLSDWKDDELFLDPMCGSGTIPIEGALIKRNVPPGKFREKKCGFKFVDIFGYELLNKIKEDIVENKNKYNIIGLDRNQKYLDGAEENAKNAEVLDTIKFIHGDATKLHEVFDSVDVIVVNPPYGIRMGSKRAVKKLYNEFLSSAKKIMHGSSRLIAITAEDKMFKEAIIKNNLEIKDEFNVMFGGLMTKVFYLTL is encoded by the coding sequence ATGGACTATTATGTTACTTTATCTCCGGGACTTGAAAACATATCAAAAAATGAGATTGAATTTTTTGGAGGAAAAATTAAAGAAATTAGAGAAAATAAGGGAAGGATATTTTTTAGTGGGGATTTAGAGCTAATTCCTAAGATTAACTATCTATCGAGGACTATAGAGCGAATGAATATTTTATTACATAAAGAGGAGATTCCAAATATATCATTAGAGGATATTTACGAGAGAGTTTATAGTATTGACTGGACAGAGTGGATAAATGAAAATCAATCATTTGCCATTAGACCGTTAAGGGCTGGAGAGCATAACTTTACATCAATAGACATTGGGAGGGTTGCTGGGGAGGCGGTAATAAAGTCGTATCAAAAAGACAAAAATGTTAGGCTTAAAGTTAATTTAGATGAGCCTGATGTAATTGTTAGAGTTGAGGTTATATTTGACGAATTAATTGTTGGAATAGATACAACTGGAGATGTTGCTTTAGATAAAAGAGGATATAGAGTTTTTAACCACCCAGCCCATATAAATGCCACTATCGCATCCTCTTTAATTTATTTAAGCGATTGGAAGGATGATGAGCTCTTTTTAGACCCCATGTGTGGAAGTGGGACTATTCCAATAGAAGGAGCTTTAATTAAGAGAAATGTTCCACCAGGAAAGTTTAGAGAGAAGAAGTGTGGTTTTAAATTTGTTGATATTTTTGGTTATGAGCTCTTAAATAAAATAAAAGAAGATATTGTTGAAAATAAAAATAAATACAACATAATTGGATTGGATAGAAATCAAAAATATTTGGATGGAGCTGAAGAGAATGCCAAAAATGCTGAGGTTTTAGACACAATAAAATTTATTCATGGAGATGCTACAAAATTGCATGAGGTATTTGATAGCGTTGATGTTATTGTGGTAAATCCCCCTTATGGCATAAGGATGGGGAGCAAAAGGGCTGTAAAAAAACTATATAATGAATTCTTATCTTCAGCAAAAAAGATTATGCACGGCTCTTCTCGTCTAATAGCCATAACTGCTGAAGATAAAATGTTTAAAGAGGCTATAATAAAAAATAATCTTGAAATTAAAGATGAATTTAACGTTATGTTTGGGGGTTTAATGACAAAAGTGTTTTATCTAACCTTATGA
- a CDS encoding precorrin-2 dehydrogenase/sirohydrochlorin ferrochelatase family protein: MLPVLLSFEGKKIAIFGCGNVGKRRAKKILKSGGAVDIYSKEFDEEIKKLKESNKNLNLIEIDVNKLSDEELKNIIENYDFIITAINDEVNKRIVKLAKELNKFVNSSTKVEGVNFIIPAYTEVDEVIFSIYTKGKSPLMAKHIRIFVENYLKSSDIDIMACMREFLKETVPNQKDRERILKKIFEDKQFREELKRLIKKWEK, from the coding sequence TTGCTTCCAGTTTTATTATCTTTTGAAGGGAAAAAAATAGCTATATTTGGTTGTGGAAATGTAGGAAAAAGGAGGGCTAAAAAAATATTGAAGAGTGGGGGGGCTGTTGATATCTATTCTAAAGAGTTTGACGAAGAAATAAAGAAATTAAAAGAGAGCAATAAAAACTTAAATCTAATTGAAATTGATGTAAATAAGCTGAGTGATGAAGAGTTAAAAAATATAATAGAAAATTATGATTTTATAATAACAGCCATAAATGATGAGGTTAATAAAAGGATAGTCAAATTAGCTAAAGAGTTGAATAAATTTGTGAATTCTTCAACAAAGGTGGAGGGAGTTAATTTTATAATTCCTGCATATACAGAAGTTGATGAGGTAATATTTAGTATATATACAAAAGGAAAAAGTCCTTTAATGGCTAAGCATATAAGAATTTTTGTTGAAAACTATTTGAAATCAAGTGATATTGATATTATGGCATGTATGAGGGAGTTTTTGAAAGAAACAGTTCCGAATCAAAAAGATAGGGAGAGGATACTAAAAAAGATATTTGAAGATAAGCAATTTAGAGAAGAATTAAAAAGATTGATAAAAAAATGGGAAAAATAA
- a CDS encoding gamma-glutamylcyclotransferase family protein, giving the protein MKKYNVFAYGELMKKERLLELINRIPNMIKGRVYNYEKFFDKTIGYYGAKKKEGSYIDGIILLGITDKELEVFDEYEDLDVYYIREKTIAVGENGKEYNVYIYLRKY; this is encoded by the coding sequence ATGAAGAAATATAATGTATTTGCCTACGGAGAGTTGATGAAAAAAGAGAGGTTGTTGGAGTTAATAAATAGAATTCCAAATATGATTAAAGGAAGGGTTTATAATTACGAAAAGTTTTTTGATAAAACTATTGGCTACTATGGAGCTAAGAAAAAAGAAGGGAGTTATATTGACGGCATTATATTATTGGGGATTACAGATAAAGAGTTGGAAGTATTTGATGAGTATGAGGATTTAGATGTTTATTACATTAGAGAAAAAACTATCGCTGTAGGGGAAAATGGGAAGGAATATAATGTTTATATCTATCTAAGAAAATACTAA
- a CDS encoding sulfite exporter TauE/SafE family protein — MEFILFLPLLIIVGFVIGILGSLLGVGGGFLVAPILTFIFDYFGIPNGVKFAVGTSLLVVFINSIISIFRHAKIKNIDWKASIIIGIISLIFSYISGFLVVNFIDSDVLKKIFGTFLILNAIYLGKSHHIDEIHETEDNLPKFIICGVITGFLSGLFGIGGGIVVIPILTLFKYPVKRIIAISIGVVPLTSIGGLISYLTANTEGYIYNIGYVSIPIALIISIPIIYSSKIGVMLNQKISPKYIRIMLSAILGVIGLFMLL; from the coding sequence ATGGAATTTATCTTATTTCTCCCTTTACTTATAATTGTTGGATTTGTTATTGGAATATTAGGAAGTTTATTAGGCGTTGGAGGGGGTTTTTTAGTAGCTCCAATTTTAACGTTTATTTTTGATTATTTTGGAATTCCTAACGGTGTGAAATTTGCAGTTGGCACCTCTTTATTGGTTGTGTTTATAAATTCAATAATATCTATTTTTAGACATGCAAAAATCAAAAACATAGATTGGAAGGCATCAATAATAATTGGGATTATTAGCTTAATATTTTCCTATATCAGCGGATTTTTGGTAGTGAATTTTATTGACTCAGATGTTTTAAAAAAGATATTTGGAACATTTTTAATATTAAACGCAATTTATTTGGGAAAATCTCATCATATAGATGAAATTCATGAAACAGAAGATAACTTACCTAAATTTATTATTTGTGGGGTTATCACAGGATTTTTATCTGGATTGTTTGGTATTGGAGGAGGAATAGTTGTTATTCCAATATTAACATTGTTTAAATATCCTGTTAAAAGAATTATTGCAATCTCAATTGGTGTTGTTCCCTTAACGTCAATTGGCGGACTTATATCATATTTAACAGCTAATACTGAGGGTTATATTTACAATATAGGTTATGTCTCAATCCCAATAGCTTTAATTATATCAATTCCTATAATTTACTCTTCAAAAATTGGGGTAATGTTAAATCAAAAAATTTCTCCAAAGTATATAAGGATAATGCTAAGTGCCATATTGGGAGTTATAGGATTGTTTATGCTCCTCTAA
- a CDS encoding DUF63 family protein — MIEEIKTFIYKYYIEPAEKGTGYNLIQEITYGIILALALYLFYKALRKLNINIDEKFAIPGIVFTVLIALMRALVDCGHIERSFLTITPGIVFLVGGFFIITILITGIIFKKDYYKVSAVIGLTPLLYFLYIFLKHLVYLEAAIYVGILVGIFYCLAKFLDKKLKLNILQSKIDSYVLIGQLIDASATTVGIGIYSYWEQHPIPRFLMETFGVYSFIPFKLLVVLLVLYILNREIEDENIKNIIKLCIMALGLAPGLRNLFRTIMGV, encoded by the coding sequence ATGATTGAAGAAATAAAAACTTTTATCTACAAATATTATATTGAACCAGCTGAAAAAGGAACTGGATATAATTTAATTCAGGAAATAACCTATGGAATTATATTGGCCTTAGCTTTATATTTATTTTATAAGGCTTTAAGAAAGCTAAACATAAATATTGATGAAAAGTTTGCGATTCCAGGTATTGTTTTTACGGTTTTAATTGCTTTAATGAGGGCTTTGGTTGATTGTGGCCATATAGAAAGAAGTTTTTTAACAATAACTCCAGGAATTGTATTTTTAGTTGGTGGATTTTTTATAATAACTATTTTAATTACTGGAATAATTTTTAAAAAGGATTATTATAAAGTATCTGCAGTTATTGGACTGACTCCACTGCTTTATTTTTTATACATATTTTTAAAGCACTTAGTTTATTTAGAAGCGGCCATATACGTTGGTATTTTAGTTGGGATATTTTATTGTTTAGCTAAATTTTTAGATAAAAAATTAAAATTAAATATTCTACAGTCAAAGATTGATAGTTATGTTTTAATTGGGCAATTAATAGATGCCTCTGCAACAACTGTTGGAATAGGCATCTACAGCTACTGGGAGCAACATCCAATCCCAAGATTTTTAATGGAGACTTTTGGAGTTTATTCATTCATACCTTTTAAGCTCTTAGTGGTTTTATTAGTTCTCTATATTTTAAATAGGGAGATTGAAGATGAAAATATAAAAAATATTATAAAGCTCTGCATAATGGCTCTTGGATTAGCTCCAGGACTTAGGAATTTATTCAGGACGATAATGGGTGTTTAA
- a CDS encoding DUF4040 domain-containing protein has product MEVIHYIVIIMTLLSSLAALLQKDLIKCVILSGFSGLCIAYLYYALLAPDVALTEAILGGAILPALFAFTVRRTQRMDE; this is encoded by the coding sequence ATGGAGGTTATACACTACATAGTTATAATAATGACACTGTTATCAAGTTTAGCAGCCCTATTACAAAAAGATTTAATTAAGTGTGTTATATTATCTGGCTTTTCAGGTTTGTGCATAGCTTATCTATACTATGCGTTATTAGCTCCAGATGTAGCTTTAACAGAGGCAATATTGGGAGGAGCTATTTTGCCAGCTTTATTTGCCTTCACAGTCAGAAGAACACAAAGAATGGATGAATAA
- the eif1A gene encoding translation initiation factor eIF-1A translates to MAEQQQEQQIRVRLPKKEENEILGIIEQMLGASRVRVRCLDGKTRLGRIPGRLKNRIWVREGDIVIVKPWEVQGDQKCDIIWRYTKTQVEWLKRKGYLDELL, encoded by the coding sequence ATGGCTGAACAGCAACAAGAACAGCAAATTAGAGTAAGACTTCCGAAAAAAGAAGAGAACGAGATTTTAGGGATTATAGAACAAATGTTAGGGGCAAGTAGGGTTAGAGTTAGATGTTTAGATGGAAAAACAAGATTGGGAAGAATCCCTGGTAGATTAAAGAATAGAATTTGGGTTAGAGAAGGAGACATAGTTATAGTAAAACCATGGGAAGTTCAAGGAGATCAAAAATGTGATATCATATGGAGATATACAAAAACACAGGTAGAATGGCTTAAGAGAAAGGGTTATCTGGATGAGTTATTATAA
- the tgtA gene encoding tRNA guanosine(15) transglycosylase TgtA, which yields MMTFEIKHRDAMGRIGILNINGKKIETPTIMPVIHPNQKKQIVSMDLINKLADVIITNSYITYKTKHLREIAEEKGIHKLIGFDKVIVTDSGSFQLGVYGDIDVKPLEIIEFQERIGVDVGTILDIPTPPDVDREKAEKDLEETLRRAKASIELKKERGFKLLLNGTIQGSTYLDLRQKSAKEMAKLGFDIYPIGAVVPLMEQYRYKDVAEIIINSKMYLPTNKPVHLFGCGHPMLFALAVALGCDLFDSAAYALYAKDDRYLTERGTLHLDELKDLKAFPCSCPVCSEYTPKELASLNKKDRERLLAEHNLYVTFEEINRIKQAIRDGSLWELVEERCRCHPKLLEGYRVLRKYMDYIEKFDPVTKKSAFFYSGVESMFRPEVLRHKKRLKRIKYEKVYITTVSSSIEKPYHENLNVVETDVDILIKDPVFGFIPYYIDTVYPLSQHEVPELFDHEKEMNNEFIDEFVNWLKKKIGEDNILDIMTYNYYINYFSANKKIDADALRIRKMLQYQYGFDIIDDELMDKIKVVRSKTTGRLRQVLDENGNILFSVRSNDNMLIPSEKGAKLLWEKIPFPKYRVVVNKEAEAFAREGRNVFAKFVVDCDGELRPYEEVLVVNEDDELLAYGTTILNGIELREFNYGLAVKVRGGIKKYEEI from the coding sequence ATGATGACCTTTGAGATAAAGCATAGAGATGCCATGGGAAGGATAGGAATTTTAAATATAAACGGAAAGAAAATTGAAACACCAACAATAATGCCTGTTATACATCCAAATCAAAAAAAGCAAATTGTTTCAATGGATTTAATAAATAAGTTGGCTGATGTTATTATTACAAACTCCTACATAACCTACAAAACAAAGCATTTGAGGGAAATTGCTGAAGAAAAGGGAATCCACAAATTAATTGGATTTGATAAGGTAATCGTCACAGATAGCGGTTCTTTTCAGTTGGGAGTTTATGGAGATATTGACGTTAAGCCATTAGAAATTATAGAATTTCAGGAAAGAATTGGGGTTGACGTTGGAACCATCTTAGATATCCCAACACCACCAGATGTTGATAGAGAGAAGGCTGAGAAAGATTTGGAAGAAACTTTAAGGAGGGCTAAGGCATCAATAGAATTAAAAAAGGAGAGAGGATTTAAATTATTGTTAAATGGAACTATTCAGGGATCAACTTATTTGGATTTGAGGCAGAAGTCTGCTAAAGAGATGGCTAAGTTGGGCTTTGATATCTATCCAATTGGGGCGGTTGTTCCATTGATGGAGCAATATAGATACAAGGATGTTGCTGAGATTATAATAAACTCAAAGATGTATCTACCAACAAACAAGCCTGTGCATTTATTTGGCTGTGGTCATCCAATGCTATTTGCCTTAGCTGTTGCTTTAGGCTGTGATTTATTTGACTCTGCGGCTTATGCATTGTATGCTAAAGATGATAGGTATTTAACTGAAAGAGGAACTTTGCATTTAGATGAGCTCAAAGATTTAAAGGCATTTCCATGTTCATGCCCTGTTTGTTCAGAATACACTCCAAAAGAATTGGCAAGTTTAAATAAAAAAGATAGAGAAAGGTTATTGGCAGAACACAATTTATATGTAACTTTTGAAGAGATAAATAGGATAAAGCAGGCAATAAGAGATGGAAGTTTATGGGAGTTGGTTGAGGAGAGGTGTAGATGCCATCCTAAGCTTTTAGAGGGTTACAGAGTTTTAAGGAAATATATGGATTATATCGAAAAATTCGACCCTGTAACAAAAAAATCTGCCTTCTTTTATAGTGGAGTTGAATCAATGTTTAGACCAGAGGTTTTGAGGCATAAGAAGAGATTAAAGAGAATAAAATATGAAAAGGTTTATATTACAACTGTCTCAAGCTCTATAGAAAAACCATATCATGAGAATTTAAATGTGGTAGAAACAGACGTTGATATTTTAATTAAAGACCCTGTTTTTGGATTTATCCCATACTATATAGACACTGTCTACCCGTTATCTCAGCATGAAGTTCCAGAACTCTTTGACCATGAAAAAGAGATGAACAACGAGTTTATCGATGAATTTGTTAATTGGTTAAAGAAAAAAATTGGAGAAGATAACATATTGGATATAATGACATACAATTACTACATAAATTACTTCTCTGCAAATAAAAAAATTGATGCTGATGCTTTAAGGATTAGAAAGATGTTGCAGTACCAATATGGCTTTGATATAATAGATGATGAGCTAATGGATAAGATAAAGGTTGTTAGAAGTAAAACTACAGGTAGATTAAGGCAAGTTTTAGATGAAAATGGAAATATTTTGTTTTCAGTTAGAAGTAACGATAACATGTTAATACCTTCTGAAAAAGGAGCTAAGTTATTGTGGGAAAAGATTCCTTTCCCAAAATATAGGGTTGTTGTTAATAAAGAAGCTGAAGCATTTGCGAGAGAGGGAAGAAATGTTTTTGCTAAATTTGTTGTTGATTGTGATGGGGAGTTAAGACCTTATGAAGAGGTTTTAGTCGTTAATGAGGATGATGAGCTTTTAGCTTATGGGACAACAATTTTAAATGGTATTGAGTTGAGAGAATTTAATTATGGTTTGGCTGTTAAGGTTAGAGGAGGGATTAAAAAATATGAAGAAATATAA
- a CDS encoding KH domain-containing protein, which yields MVFGNVGQDKSIEILKIPRERVGVLIGKKGSVKKAIEKELGVKLEIDEDGTVTIYGTEKQKDPLAVWKAKDIVRAIGRGFNPEIALRLVSDEYVLEVIDIEDYANSENAVKRLKGRVIGKEGKSRRYIEELTGANVSVYGNTVAIVGEHEPVQVAKEAVEMLLRGASHARTFKFLERERQKIKRSRFELWKKKSDVDELYEKMNPNYEELENNEEE from the coding sequence ATGGTTTTTGGAAATGTTGGACAAGATAAAAGTATAGAGATTTTAAAAATTCCAAGGGAGAGAGTTGGTGTTTTAATAGGAAAAAAAGGAAGTGTCAAAAAAGCTATTGAAAAAGAATTAGGCGTTAAGTTGGAAATTGATGAAGATGGAACTGTAACTATTTACGGAACTGAAAAACAAAAAGACCCATTAGCTGTTTGGAAGGCAAAGGATATAGTTAGGGCTATTGGAAGAGGATTTAACCCAGAAATAGCTTTAAGATTGGTTAGTGATGAATATGTTTTGGAAGTTATAGATATTGAGGATTATGCAAACTCAGAAAATGCTGTAAAGAGGTTAAAAGGAAGAGTAATTGGTAAGGAAGGAAAGTCAAGGAGATACATAGAGGAATTGACAGGAGCGAATGTGTCTGTTTATGGAAATACTGTTGCAATAGTTGGAGAACATGAACCAGTTCAAGTAGCTAAAGAAGCTGTTGAAATGCTTTTAAGAGGAGCTTCGCATGCAAGAACATTTAAGTTTTTAGAGAGGGAGAGGCAGAAGATTAAAAGGTCAAGATTTGAACTTTGGAAAAAGAAAAGTGATGTTGATGAATTATATGAGAAGATGAATCCAAATTATGAGGAATTGGAAAATAATGAGGAGGAATAA
- a CDS encoding serine protein kinase RIO, protein MSIAKNIEDELYELNKLLSEKEEFQLDREYQKEILEKERKFLEDLKTANEVFDKRTLMTLFSLLAGKHLTEYIGVVSSGKEAVVFKARKGKFYRAVKVYRVATCDFKTMSKYIQGDPRFHLRKSSRRQIIHAWVEKEFRNLKRASEIINAPKARLRRENVLVMDFVGYRGIPAPKLKDVQDLDWERCFKIIKESMKKLYEEGELVHGDLSEYNILVKDDEPVFIDFSQSVVTQHPLAQPLLIRDCINIANFFRRKRINCNYKDLYRYITGKDINPIDEAMIKQL, encoded by the coding sequence ATGTCTATAGCTAAAAACATTGAAGATGAGCTTTACGAATTAAATAAATTATTATCTGAGAAGGAAGAATTTCAATTGGATAGAGAATATCAAAAAGAAATTTTAGAGAAAGAGAGAAAATTTTTAGAAGATTTAAAAACAGCTAACGAAGTTTTTGATAAAAGAACCTTAATGACTTTATTTAGTTTATTGGCTGGAAAACATTTGACAGAATATATAGGAGTTGTTAGCTCTGGGAAGGAGGCGGTGGTCTTTAAAGCAAGGAAAGGAAAGTTTTACAGAGCAGTTAAAGTTTATAGAGTAGCTACATGTGATTTTAAGACGATGAGCAAATACATCCAAGGAGACCCGAGATTTCATTTAAGAAAGAGTAGTAGGAGGCAGATTATCCACGCATGGGTAGAAAAAGAATTCAGAAACCTTAAAAGAGCTTCTGAAATTATAAACGCACCAAAGGCAAGATTAAGGAGGGAGAATGTTTTAGTTATGGATTTTGTTGGATATAGGGGAATTCCAGCTCCAAAACTTAAAGATGTGCAGGATTTAGATTGGGAGAGATGTTTTAAAATTATAAAAGAGAGTATGAAAAAGCTTTATGAAGAGGGGGAGTTAGTTCATGGAGATTTGAGCGAATACAATATATTGGTTAAGGATGATGAGCCTGTGTTTATAGATTTTTCCCAAAGTGTTGTAACTCAGCATCCATTAGCTCAGCCATTATTGATTAGAGATTGTATAAATATAGCGAATTTCTTTAGAAGGAAGAGAATTAATTGCAATTACAAAGATTTATATAGATATATAACTGGAAAGGATATAAATCCGATTGATGAGGCAATGATTAAGCAACTATAA
- the hypB gene encoding hydrogenase nickel incorporation protein HypB codes for MHIVGVLDIAKDILKANKRLADKNRKLLNKHNVVAFDFMGAIGSGKTLLIEKLIDNLKDKYKIGCIAGDVIAKFDAERMEKHGAKVVPLNTGKECHLDAHLVEHALEDLNLDEIDLLFVENVGNLICPADFDLGTHKRIVVVSTTEGDDTIEKHPGIMKTADLIIINKVDLAEAVGADVKKMENDAKKINPNAEVILLSLKTMEGFDKVLEFIEKSIKEVRGA; via the coding sequence ATGCATATTGTAGGAGTTTTAGATATTGCAAAAGATATATTGAAGGCTAATAAAAGATTGGCTGATAAGAATAGAAAATTATTAAATAAACACAACGTTGTTGCATTTGATTTTATGGGGGCTATTGGTAGCGGTAAAACGTTATTAATTGAAAAGTTAATTGATAATTTGAAAGATAAGTATAAAATTGGCTGTATTGCTGGGGATGTTATAGCCAAATTTGATGCTGAAAGAATGGAGAAGCATGGGGCTAAGGTAGTTCCATTAAACACAGGTAAGGAGTGCCATTTAGACGCTCATTTAGTAGAGCATGCCTTAGAAGATTTAAACTTAGATGAAATTGACTTATTGTTTGTAGAAAATGTTGGAAATTTAATCTGCCCTGCAGATTTTGATTTAGGAACTCATAAAAGGATTGTTGTAGTATCAACGACTGAAGGTGACGATACAATAGAAAAACATCCTGGAATTATGAAAACAGCGGATTTAATAATAATAAATAAGGTTGATTTGGCAGAGGCTGTTGGAGCTGATGTTAAAAAGATGGAGAACGATGCTAAAAAAATAAATCCAAACGCAGAAGTCATTCTATTAAGCTTAAAGACAATGGAAGGATTTGATAAAGTTTTAGAGTTTATTGAAAAGAGCATTAAAGAAGTTAGAGGAGCATAA